A region from the Actinoplanes sp. OR16 genome encodes:
- a CDS encoding MDR family MFS transporter, which yields MTHRQTLEALSGLLLVLFVAMLSSTVVSTALPKIIGSLNGSQTQYTWVVTATLLTATATTPIWGKLADLFNKKLLIQISIVVFIAGSVVAGMAQNAGELIAARAFQGIGVGGLQALVQVAIAAMIPPRERGRYNGYLGGVMALATVGGPLLGGLIVDTSWLGWRWCFFVGVPVAIIALVLLQMTLRLPTVRRDNVKIDYLGATLIAAGVSLLLIWISFVDDTFAWLSWQTFAMVGGTLVLLGLAVWVESRAPEPIVPLPIVRERNTALAIVASLAVGMAMFGGAVFLGQYFQIGRGYSPTEAGLLTIPMMAGVLLSSIVSGRMITKSGRIKPYIVTGAILLVIGFGVLSTIDHETALWFVGVGMFLVGAGVGSSMQNLVLAVQNSVALKDIGSASATVAFFRSLGGTIGVSVLGAVLARRVTDQITHDLAAAGVPAGSSGGSSSLNLAALPEAIQHIVRAAYGDATGHIFLLSAIIGVVGIVAALAMKQVTLRDSLDLPAELKAAAVAADAADGAPPVDPAPAR from the coding sequence ATGACCCATCGGCAGACCCTGGAGGCGCTCAGCGGTCTGCTGCTGGTCCTCTTCGTCGCCATGCTCAGCAGCACGGTCGTCTCCACGGCCCTGCCGAAGATCATCGGTTCGCTGAACGGCTCGCAGACCCAGTACACCTGGGTGGTCACCGCCACCCTGCTCACGGCGACCGCGACCACCCCGATCTGGGGCAAGCTCGCCGACCTGTTCAACAAGAAGCTGCTGATCCAGATCTCGATCGTCGTGTTCATCGCCGGTTCCGTGGTGGCCGGCATGGCGCAGAACGCCGGCGAGCTGATCGCGGCCCGCGCCTTCCAGGGCATCGGGGTCGGCGGCCTCCAGGCGCTCGTCCAGGTGGCGATCGCCGCGATGATCCCGCCCCGCGAGCGCGGCCGGTACAACGGCTACCTCGGCGGCGTGATGGCCCTCGCCACGGTCGGCGGACCGCTGCTCGGCGGCCTGATCGTGGACACCTCGTGGCTGGGCTGGCGCTGGTGCTTCTTCGTCGGCGTCCCGGTCGCGATCATCGCCCTGGTCCTGCTGCAGATGACCCTGCGCCTGCCCACCGTCCGCCGCGACAACGTGAAGATCGACTACCTGGGCGCGACCCTGATCGCCGCCGGCGTGAGCCTGCTCCTCATCTGGATCTCGTTCGTCGACGACACGTTCGCCTGGTTGTCCTGGCAGACCTTCGCCATGGTCGGCGGCACCCTGGTCCTGCTCGGCCTCGCCGTATGGGTCGAGTCCCGTGCCCCCGAGCCGATCGTCCCGCTGCCGATCGTCCGGGAGCGCAACACCGCCCTCGCGATCGTCGCCAGCCTCGCGGTCGGCATGGCGATGTTCGGCGGCGCCGTCTTCCTCGGCCAGTACTTCCAGATCGGCCGCGGCTACAGCCCGACCGAAGCCGGTCTGCTCACCATCCCGATGATGGCCGGCGTCCTGCTCTCCTCGATCGTCAGCGGCCGCATGATCACCAAGTCCGGCAGGATCAAGCCGTACATCGTGACCGGCGCGATCCTGCTGGTCATCGGCTTCGGCGTGCTCAGCACGATCGACCACGAGACCGCCCTGTGGTTCGTCGGCGTGGGCATGTTCCTGGTCGGCGCCGGCGTCGGCTCGTCGATGCAGAACCTGGTCCTCGCCGTCCAGAACAGCGTCGCTCTCAAGGACATCGGCTCGGCCAGCGCCACCGTCGCGTTCTTCCGGTCCCTCGGCGGCACCATCGGCGTCTCGGTCCTGGGCGCCGTCCTGGCCCGCCGGGTCACCGACCAGATCACCCACGACCTGGCGGCGGCCGGCGTCCCGGCGGGTTCGTCGGGCGGTTCCAGCAGCCTGAACCTGGCGGCCCTCCCGGAGGCGATCCAGCACATCGTGCGGGCCGCGTACGGCGACGCGACCGGCCACATCTTCCTGCTCTCGGCGATCATCGGCGTGGTCGGCATCGTGGCCGCGCTCGCCATGAAGCAGGTCACCCTCCGGGACAGCCTCGACCTGCCCGCCGAACTCAAGGCCGCGGCCGTGGCCGCCGACGCCGCCGACGGCGCCCCGCCGGTCGACCCCGCCCCCGCCCGCTGA
- a CDS encoding MarR family winged helix-turn-helix transcriptional regulator, which yields MDGAVPEIGTRLHDLLKVTRLLKQHRSAERTAIPAGLFVLLAEISRLPDGGHARELAIQTGLDPSTVSRAVASLVAHGLVAREPDPHDGRATVLVVTAAGRNALAETVTWYERVLDRALADWSPAEVAAFNISLGRFAQAIDTVLNEKTEAAL from the coding sequence ATGGACGGCGCCGTGCCCGAGATCGGCACCCGTCTGCACGATCTGCTCAAGGTGACCCGGCTGCTCAAACAGCACCGGTCGGCCGAGCGCACCGCGATCCCGGCCGGGCTGTTCGTCCTGCTCGCCGAGATCTCCCGGCTGCCGGACGGCGGCCACGCCCGCGAGCTGGCGATCCAGACCGGGCTCGACCCGTCCACGGTGAGCCGGGCCGTCGCCTCGCTCGTCGCGCACGGACTCGTGGCCCGCGAGCCCGATCCGCACGACGGCCGCGCCACGGTCCTGGTCGTCACGGCTGCCGGCCGGAACGCGCTGGCCGAGACCGTCACCTGGTACGAGCGGGTCCTCGACCGGGCGCTCGCCGACTGGAGTCCGGCCGAGGTCGCCGCGTTCAACATCAGCCTCGGCCGATTCGCCCAGGCCATCGACACCGTACTCAATGAAAAGACGGAGGCGGCGCTGTGA
- a CDS encoding glycosyltransferase family 2 protein codes for MTETNFGLRRATDRQILTPRSSKAGPLALPPALPQLNALESVETLSGEIRSAAASARNATIACIIPCYNEQETIADVLNSILAQTRLPDVIHVIINNTDDDTPEIARRFEGQHTRSVKGEEFETTVYVHDMGVNPDKKVGALNYGYFLSRGYDFILGVDGDTTLERDVVERLELEMTDDPRIGGLSAIYSIDKNRYKGLMARFLIAGQRAQFAAFNMDNLLRGRNMAVLGGQCSLFRMRALEQVMVRHHQQAPWVRDSEVEDSKLSLQIKDAGYSTKISSTARAYVGPMTNLRALHGQQVKWNFGAIDLFWPGQRGDNKGQPLHPNLRLRWYENIAMIFNLASRLGFLLLLVAALSIDAFVFNPIWLIPPAIAMLLNLRLALAMKDKSASDILYAFLAFPAELYMWIRMGHFLSAWAQFFAQTENDNWAAQANAEKGKGSAYIMPAVVLLAVMGGAIYAWTQQSVQIQSAILSLGWPILYIATIAQTVFMLRKLFRRHRGFTV; via the coding sequence ATGACCGAGACCAATTTCGGCCTGCGGAGGGCCACCGATCGTCAGATCCTGACTCCGCGCAGCTCGAAGGCCGGTCCGCTGGCGTTGCCGCCGGCGTTACCGCAGCTCAATGCGCTGGAGAGCGTGGAGACGCTGTCCGGGGAGATCCGCAGCGCGGCCGCCAGCGCCCGCAACGCCACGATCGCCTGCATCATCCCCTGCTACAACGAGCAGGAGACCATCGCCGACGTGCTGAACAGCATCCTGGCGCAGACCCGTCTGCCGGATGTCATCCACGTCATCATCAACAACACCGACGACGACACCCCGGAGATCGCCCGCCGGTTCGAGGGCCAGCACACCCGTAGCGTCAAGGGTGAGGAGTTCGAGACCACGGTCTACGTCCATGACATGGGCGTGAACCCGGACAAGAAGGTGGGCGCGCTCAACTACGGCTACTTCCTGTCCCGGGGCTACGACTTCATCCTCGGCGTCGACGGCGACACCACCCTGGAACGCGACGTCGTCGAGCGCCTCGAGCTGGAGATGACCGACGACCCGCGCATCGGCGGGCTCAGCGCGATCTACAGCATCGACAAGAACCGCTACAAGGGCCTGATGGCGCGGTTCCTGATCGCCGGGCAGCGGGCGCAGTTCGCCGCGTTCAACATGGACAACCTGCTCCGCGGCCGCAACATGGCGGTGCTCGGCGGCCAGTGCAGCCTCTTCCGGATGCGCGCGCTGGAACAGGTGATGGTCCGTCACCACCAGCAGGCGCCGTGGGTCCGTGACAGCGAGGTGGAGGACAGCAAGCTGTCGCTCCAGATCAAGGACGCGGGCTACAGCACCAAGATCAGTTCAACCGCCCGGGCGTACGTCGGCCCGATGACGAACCTGCGCGCTCTGCACGGCCAGCAGGTGAAGTGGAACTTCGGCGCCATCGACCTGTTCTGGCCCGGTCAGCGGGGCGACAACAAGGGCCAGCCGCTGCACCCGAACCTGCGGCTGCGCTGGTACGAGAACATCGCCATGATCTTCAACCTGGCGAGCCGGCTCGGCTTCCTGCTGCTGCTCGTGGCGGCGCTCTCGATCGACGCGTTCGTCTTCAACCCGATCTGGCTCATCCCGCCGGCCATCGCGATGCTGCTGAACCTGCGGCTCGCGCTGGCGATGAAGGACAAGAGCGCGTCCGACATCCTCTACGCGTTCCTGGCCTTCCCGGCCGAGCTCTACATGTGGATCCGGATGGGCCACTTCCTCTCCGCCTGGGCGCAGTTCTTCGCCCAGACCGAGAACGACAACTGGGCCGCGCAGGCGAACGCGGAGAAGGGCAAGGGCTCGGCGTACATCATGCCGGCGGTGGTCCTGCTCGCGGTGATGGGCGGGGCGATCTACGCCTGGACGCAGCAGAGCGTGCAGATCCAGTCGGCGATCCTGTCGCTGGGCTGGCCGATCCTGTACATCGCGACGATCGCCCAGACGGTCTTCATGCTCCGCAAGCTGTTCCGCCGGCACCGCGGCTTCACCGTCTGA
- a CDS encoding MFS transporter yields the protein MLFKQPRAVYAVAFACVVSFMGIGLVDPILPALSAKLDATPSQVSLLFTSYLLVTAVAMLFTGWVASRIGAKATLITGLALIVVFAALAGLSGSINGIVGFRAGWGLGNALFIATSLAVIVASATGGFAGAIVLYEAALGLGIAAGPLIGGLLGDVSWRGPFFGVSVLMAIALLATIVFVEPVPKPERPTPLLAPIKALRHRSLFTMGITALLYNWGFFTMLGYAPYPMELNEIQLGFVFFAWGLLLAFFSITGAPWLQRRFGTAPSLYGALSAFAVLLLLIGLFTDVRWVVIACVISSGIVAGINNTLTTQAVMLVSPVERPVASAAYGFVRFIGGGLAPYAAGKMVEHWTMHVPFVVGAAVVLAGVAVLTTGHRALATADAQLTGGGHGRPDDVAGEMADEFGGAPDAIDFQKETAR from the coding sequence ATGCTCTTCAAACAACCACGCGCCGTGTACGCGGTCGCGTTCGCCTGCGTAGTCAGCTTCATGGGCATCGGCCTCGTCGACCCGATCCTCCCGGCCCTCTCCGCGAAACTGGACGCCACGCCCAGCCAGGTCAGTCTGCTGTTCACCAGCTACCTGCTCGTCACCGCGGTGGCGATGCTCTTCACCGGCTGGGTCGCCAGCCGGATCGGCGCCAAGGCCACCCTGATCACCGGCCTGGCGCTGATCGTCGTGTTCGCCGCGCTCGCCGGCCTGTCCGGCTCGATCAACGGGATCGTCGGGTTCCGGGCCGGCTGGGGACTCGGCAACGCCCTGTTCATCGCGACCTCCCTGGCCGTCATCGTGGCATCGGCGACCGGTGGGTTCGCCGGAGCCATCGTGCTCTACGAGGCCGCCCTCGGTCTCGGCATCGCCGCCGGACCCCTGATCGGCGGCCTGCTCGGCGACGTCAGCTGGCGCGGCCCGTTCTTCGGCGTCTCGGTGCTGATGGCGATCGCGCTGCTCGCCACGATCGTGTTCGTCGAGCCGGTGCCGAAGCCGGAACGGCCCACCCCGCTGCTCGCCCCGATCAAGGCGCTGCGCCACCGGAGCCTGTTCACGATGGGCATCACGGCGCTGCTCTACAACTGGGGGTTCTTCACCATGCTGGGCTACGCGCCGTACCCGATGGAATTGAACGAGATCCAGCTCGGGTTCGTCTTCTTCGCGTGGGGCCTGCTGCTCGCCTTCTTCTCGATCACCGGAGCGCCGTGGCTGCAGCGCCGGTTCGGCACCGCCCCCTCGCTGTACGGCGCCCTCTCCGCCTTCGCCGTCCTGCTCCTGCTGATCGGCCTCTTCACCGACGTCCGCTGGGTGGTCATCGCCTGCGTGATCTCGTCCGGGATCGTGGCCGGCATCAACAACACGCTCACCACCCAGGCCGTCATGCTGGTCTCGCCGGTGGAGCGGCCGGTCGCCTCGGCCGCCTACGGATTCGTCCGGTTCATCGGCGGAGGGCTGGCGCCGTACGCGGCCGGCAAGATGGTCGAGCACTGGACCATGCACGTCCCGTTCGTGGTCGGCGCGGCCGTGGTCCTCGCCGGAGTCGCGGTCCTCACCACCGGCCACCGCGCGCTCGCGACGGCCGACGCGCAACTGACGGGCGGCGGGCACGGCCGGCCGGACGACGTGGCCGGCGAGATGGCCGACGAGTTCGGCGGCGCTCCGGACGCTATCGACTTTCAGAAGGAGACGGCACGCTGA
- a CDS encoding MarR family winged helix-turn-helix transcriptional regulator → MENTGGASRGSQLLPVLGQLVRFLRQIESPDNPSPVSLAVLRRLDGDGPGRVTDLARLERASQPGMTQLVGRMEKAGLVRRAPDPADGRGVLVEITQEGRDVIARTHARYVATLDELFETLDPADRDAIVGALPALERLAAAASF, encoded by the coding sequence ATGGAAAACACCGGCGGTGCGAGTCGTGGGTCACAGTTGCTGCCGGTCCTCGGTCAGCTGGTCCGGTTCCTGCGGCAGATCGAGAGCCCGGACAACCCCAGTCCGGTCTCCCTCGCCGTGCTGCGCCGCCTCGACGGCGACGGCCCGGGGCGGGTCACCGATCTCGCGCGCCTGGAACGGGCCTCGCAGCCGGGCATGACCCAGCTGGTCGGCCGGATGGAGAAGGCCGGCCTGGTCCGCCGCGCCCCCGACCCGGCCGACGGGCGGGGCGTCCTCGTCGAGATCACGCAGGAGGGGCGGGACGTGATCGCGCGGACGCACGCGCGGTACGTGGCGACGCTCGACGAGCTCTTCGAGACCCTGGACCCGGCGGATCGGGACGCGATCGTCGGAGCGTTGCCGGCGCTGGAGCGGCTGGCTGCCGCCGCTTCCTTTTAA